From Nicotiana tabacum cultivar K326 chromosome 20, ASM71507v2, whole genome shotgun sequence, one genomic window encodes:
- the LOC107786003 gene encoding protein JINGUBANG-like produces MASTMDFEPPNSPASAPSFAIRPNHSFLRSISTKEPSNFSEDLPYSPPRLSTSVLSSNTCHHNSQPSTPQLSFTLDNPKLADDHHFQTTYRCISSVLKKDGQILSVATSNGLVYTGSQANVIRVWKLPEFTECDHLKTRGSMVVALKVSNDMVYAAYADCKIRVWRRTWEGVIKHVRVASIPKVGSFVRSYISGRDKMMKHMGPISSLAINISDDILYSASLDKTVKVWRISDLKCIETIQAHNDPINAIVVGDDGVLYTASDDATVRVWRRNFCSGDRPHSLTVTLPAKCSPVKTLALTTDGGVLYGGCSDGYIHYWIKGWFSGQLQYGGALLGHTHAVMCLSSTANYFISGSADSTCRVWFREQDCQHVCVAILQGHRGPIRCVTAFPGCVNNEESEDGCTICTGSLDGVIKMWRVRCTSSSSDNTGKGSSQNACDYFEIA; encoded by the exons ATGGCTTCAACAATGGACTTTGAGCCTCCAAATTCCCCTGCTTCAGCTCCATCTTTCGCCATAAGACCTAATCACAGCTTCTTGAGAAGTATTTCTACAAAAGAACCTTCTAATTTCTCCGAAGATCTTCCCTATAGCCCACCTCGTTTAAGCACTTCAGTTCTCTCTTCCAATACATGCCACCACAACTCTCAACCTTCAACTCCGCAACTTTCCTTCACGCTCGACAATCCAAAATTAGCCGATGATCATCACTTTCAAACAACTTACAGGTGCATTTCATCAGTGTTAAAAAAAGATGGACAGATCTTGTCTGTTGCTACGTCAAATGGCCTCGTTTATACAGGGTCTCAGGCTAATGTAATACGTGTTTGGAAGTTGCCAGAGTTTACTGAATGTGATCATCTTAAGACGAGGGGGTCTATGGTTGTTGCATTAAAAGTGTCAAATGATATGGTTTATGCTGCTTATGCGGATTGTAAGATTCGGGTTTGGCGTAGGACTTGGGAAGGTGTTATCAAGCATGTTCGGGTTGCTAGTATTCCTAAGGTTGGAAGCTTTGTCCGGAGCTATATCTCTGGTCGAGATAAGATG ATGAAGCACATGGGACCAATATCATCACTGGCAATTAACATATCAGATGATATACTTTACTCAGCTTCCCTTGATAAAACAGTAAAAGTATGGAGAATTTCTGATCTCAAATGCATAGAGACAATCCAAGCCCATAACGATCCGATAAATGCCATTGttgttggtgatgatggtgtCCTCTATACTGCTTCTGATGATGCCACAGTCCGAGTATGGCGACGTAATTTTTGTAGTGGAGATAGGCCACATTCCCTCACTGTGACATTACCAGCTAAATGTTCACCAGTAAAGACATTAGCATTAACAACTGATGGTGGGGTATTGTATGGTGGTTGCAGTGATGGTTACATTCATTATTGGATAAAAGGTTGGTTTTCAGGGCAATTACAATATGGGGGTGCACTTCTTGGACACACACATGCTGTAATGTGCTTGTCCAGTACGGCTAACTATTTCATCAGTGGCTCTGCAGACTCAACGTGCAGAGTCTGGTTTAGGGAGCAAGATTGTCAACATGTTTGCGTGGCGATCTTGCAAGGTCACAGAGGACCGATTAGGTGCGTTACAGCTTTCCCAGGATGCGTGAATAATGAGGAGAGTGAAGATGGTTGCACCATTTGCACCGGAAGTCTTGATGGAGTTATCAAGATGTGGCGTGTGAGATGCACCAGCAGTAGCAGCGATAATACGGGCAAAGGTTCTTCACAGAATGCTTGTGATTATTTTGAGATCGCTTAA